One Kitasatospora sp. MAP12-44 DNA segment encodes these proteins:
- a CDS encoding RICIN domain-containing protein, translated as MPSTQPAGSMPGSQPPPTAVDAQPVPAVLLDSASGHCLNVNSADNSVGIWSCDGRPSQQWVATATAELRTEGTGLCLSPTSDTVHPGTRVMVRSCTGSESQKWTAQSDGSLVNTASGLCLDVLNGYTNNGAPLQLWTCG; from the coding sequence GTGCCGTCCACACAACCGGCCGGCAGCATGCCCGGCAGTCAGCCGCCACCGACAGCCGTCGACGCCCAGCCCGTCCCAGCCGTGCTGCTCGACTCGGCGTCGGGCCACTGCCTCAACGTCAACAGCGCTGACAACAGTGTGGGAATCTGGTCCTGCGACGGCCGTCCGAGCCAGCAGTGGGTCGCCACTGCCACTGCGGAACTGCGCACTGAGGGCACCGGACTCTGCCTGTCCCCCACCTCGGACACCGTCCACCCCGGTACTCGGGTGATGGTCCGCTCATGCACCGGTTCCGAAAGCCAGAAGTGGACGGCTCAGTCGGACGGAAGCCTGGTCAACACCGCGTCCGGTCTGTGCCTGGATGTGCTCAACGGATACACGAACAACGGCGCTCCGCTGCAGCTGTGGACCTGCGGGTAG
- a CDS encoding IS630 family transposase has translation MTEAVMVELDETVRERLIRTAASLKSQVRAALRARIVLAAADGGSNGAIARELEVSVNTVRKWRGRFAAGGMEGLKDAARSGRPRIYDSHVRVAVVATATSAPAHPESTWSHRAIAAKVAGTVFAAISPSQVGRILADLDLKPHRVRGWLTRRDTPDFWERVADICDLYRKPPEGAVVLSIDEKTAIAARSRRHAGRPAAPGRPARREFEYRRHGTASLVAALDVCTGEVLTEIITRNDAVTFTAFLDQLDAVIAPGQDIHVVLDNGSSHTAKHTKKWLADHPRWHVHWTPPHASWLNQVELFFSTLARRVLRYGDFSSRDDLIDKLESFVINHNTTAKPYQWTYDGTPLKTA, from the coding sequence ATGACCGAGGCGGTCATGGTGGAGCTGGACGAGACGGTGCGCGAGCGCCTGATTCGCACGGCGGCCTCGCTGAAGTCGCAAGTCCGGGCGGCGCTGCGGGCCCGGATCGTGCTGGCCGCCGCCGACGGGGGGAGCAATGGGGCCATCGCGCGCGAGCTGGAGGTCAGCGTGAACACGGTGCGCAAATGGCGTGGCCGGTTCGCGGCCGGGGGCATGGAAGGGCTGAAGGACGCCGCGCGGTCGGGCCGACCCAGGATCTATGACTCCCACGTGCGTGTGGCGGTCGTGGCCACGGCCACCAGCGCGCCTGCGCATCCGGAGTCGACCTGGTCGCACCGGGCCATCGCCGCGAAGGTCGCCGGCACCGTCTTCGCCGCGATCTCTCCCTCCCAAGTCGGCCGGATCCTGGCGGATTTGGACCTCAAGCCGCACCGGGTGCGCGGCTGGCTCACCCGCCGCGACACCCCCGACTTCTGGGAGCGCGTCGCCGATATCTGTGACCTGTACCGCAAACCACCCGAAGGCGCGGTGGTGCTCTCCATCGACGAGAAGACCGCGATCGCCGCCCGCTCCCGCCGCCATGCCGGCCGGCCCGCCGCCCCGGGCCGGCCAGCACGCCGCGAGTTCGAGTACCGCCGCCACGGCACCGCGTCCCTGGTCGCCGCTCTGGACGTGTGCACCGGCGAGGTCCTCACTGAGATCATCACCCGCAACGACGCGGTGACCTTCACGGCCTTCCTCGACCAGCTCGACGCCGTCATCGCCCCAGGCCAGGACATCCATGTCGTGCTCGACAACGGGTCCTCCCACACCGCCAAGCACACCAAGAAGTGGCTGGCCGACCACCCGCGCTGGCACGTGCACTGGACCCCGCCGCACGCCTCCTGGCTCAACCAGGTCGAGCTGTTCTTCTCCACCCTGGCCCGCAGAGTCCTCCGGTATGGCGACTTCTCCAGCCGTGACGACCTCATCGACAAGCTGGAGAGCTTCGTGATCAACCACAACACCACTGCCAAGCCGTACCAGTGGACCTACGACGGCACCCCACTCAAGACGGCCTGA